The following are encoded together in the Bubalus kerabau isolate K-KA32 ecotype Philippines breed swamp buffalo chromosome 3, PCC_UOA_SB_1v2, whole genome shotgun sequence genome:
- the PTAFR gene encoding platelet-activating factor receptor, producing the protein MWSFRNRQDPMTSLYFQHIEMEPNNSFRVDSEFRYTLFPIFYSIVFVLGVIANSYVLWVFAHLYPSKKFNEIKIFMVNLTMADLLFLVTLPLWIVYYYNQGDWILPKFLCNLAGCFFFINTYCSVAFLAVITYNRFQAVTRPIKTAQATTRKRGILLSLIIWVSIVGAASYFFVLDSTNMEPNKTGLANITRCFEHYEKGSIPVLTIHIFLVFSFFLVFLIILFCNLVIIRTLLTQQVQMQRNAEVKRRALWMVCTVLAVFIICFVPHHLVQLPWTLAELGFQDTDFHQAINDAHQVTLCLLSTNCVLDPIIYCFLTKKFRKHLTEKLYSMRESRKCSRATSETGTEVVMQLKDVPVKSLKY; encoded by the coding sequence ATGTGGTCTTTCAGGAACAGACAGGATCCTATGACCAGCCTCTACTTCCAGCACATAGAGATGGAGCCAAATAATTCCTTTCGTGTGGACTCCGAGTTCCGATACACCCTCTTCCCAATTTTTTACAGCATCGTCTTTGTGCTGGGGGTCATTGCCAACAGCTACGTGCTGTGGGTCTTTGCCCACTTGTACCCTTCCAAGAAATTCAACGAGATAAAGATTTTCATGGTGAACCTCACCATGGCTGACCTGCTCTTCCTGGTCACCCTGCCCCTGTGGATCGTCTACTACTACAACCAGGGCGACTGGATTCTTCCCAAATTCCTGTGCAACCTGGCTGGCTGCTTCTTCTTCATTAACACCTACTGCTCAGTGGCCTTCCTGGCTGTCATCACTTACAACCGCTTCCAGGCAGTGACAAGGCCCATCAAGACTGCTCAGGCTACCACCCGCAAGCGTGGCATCCTTCTGTCCCTGATTATCTGGGTGTCCATTGTGGGCGCAGCATCCTACTTCTTCGTCCTGGACTCGACCAACATGGAGCCCAACAAGACCGGCTTGGCCAACATCACACGCTGCTTTGAACATTACGAGAAGGGCAGCATCCCAGTCCTCACCATCCACATCTTCCTGGTGTTCAGCTTCTTCCTCGTCTTCCTCATCATCCTCTTTTGCAACCTGGTCATCATCCGCACGCTGCTCACGCAGCAGGTGCAGATGCAGCGCAACGCGGAGGTCAAGCGCCGGGCGCTCTGGATGGTCTGCACGGTCCTGGCTGTGTTCATCATCTGTTTCGTGCCCCACCACCTCGTGCAGCTGCCCTGGACCCTGGCCGAGCTGGGCTTCCAGGACACCGACTTCCACCAGGCGATTAACGATGCACATCAGGTCACTCTCTGCCTCCTTAGTACCAACTGCGTCTTAGACCCCATTATCTACTGTTTCCTCACCAAGAAGTTCCGCAAGCACCTCACCGAGAAGTTGTACAGTATGCGTGAGAGCCGGAAGTGCTCCCGGGCCACCTCGGAGACGGGCACGGAAGTGGTCATGCAGCTCAAAGATGTCCCTGTCAAATCCCTCAAGTATTAG